Below is a genomic region from Argopecten irradians isolate NY chromosome 14, Ai_NY, whole genome shotgun sequence.
tgttttttgtatattttataacattaaaagctaaccgatacttacatgatatatattattggcttcttaggtaaaatatgtgttctattttaaatatcacatacagtgtatataacaataatgacaataaaaaagctaaccgaattttataacagatacgtataattcatttttcacaaaaaataatgcgggcagccacttgaaatatcatgatacacacgtgcatatcaaaaggtctccaatacttttaaatgacatacgtatcaaattactattaaacgtttctgtcataatttgcgtgcccctgtgttttggctgaggtgaccaagattgcattttacggattcggaatagcagttgaaactgcttgttttacacatgttcatagaaatttaactgtcaaaatcagatatatctagatttaatatcccatgaaaagttaatataagaccacgatcgagagcatcgtgggtagcgttaggccaaggacgtctccttgtaggcggtgtatgggatttgcaaattatttagtctagatgaaataaatgattattctaggtactggtgtatgtaaataatgaatatacttgcaatatttccaacgttggacatttttattttgctatgaTTAATATCGATGCCGCCaacgtttgtgcgatgagatgaggagTTGTTGCCGAGTCATCTTGGTTTTCACTGTCGACACAAAAATacaacttgtattgtaagatagtgaacgtgtattatgtttatcctgcaactttttcattatatatacaaaagatggtattcaaaacgaaagtaaattgcctgttatttacacgactTCGCTCAAAGCGAAATGCTTCTTTGACGaccaagaaaagatgcattcactaaacggaatgagtgtgtactcctttttactaccgtgggaaatatgtaagcgacgtcattccgatgattgtgacgtcattgtttggcgggactgaccgccgtttcattcactcctactaaaagtgacgtcactggaatgttcgggatcaagtcatcaaatttagaaattgaatcaaacgaaataaattaaacatgtatttactgatatcgtaatattttcctattacaactattacaggaaTTTCTTATTATCCGGTAagttctgtgcccgacttatgtcgatattagtgctgaaagtgcattgtttcttgatattgttccgcttattttgttgactttaaattcgtaaaatgaacttaaccctcgaaggggcgtcagaacgcttgttttcaacgggaataagcaccgtagtgataaagacctttcaagtatggcaacagtgaatatttgcatcagggaaatagggacacaaaaagtcgattttctccaaaagtaagtaagttacactacattaatttgctggaacacttaaaaagtCGTTCGGGTTTTAGagcaattggaattatgaagaaacctcttacagtatttttattattattattatatataatgtaagttaattatatgtatttttcctGCGACTGATACCGACAATGATGCAGATCTATACCTACCAAGTAGAAGAAtctaatcatttttttcatcgTACATGTAGCCTAGTAAATTTATGTCAGATTCGCGTGAAAgtagatgaaaaaaataagtgTTAGGCGTTTTATTACATTCTACAAGAGCTAACCCCTTTCTTGAAGCTCTATTTCAAAACAGGATCGACGGTGCAGGCGTATTAGAGACGgataataaatcaaatacattatGTGCTTGTTATTCTGACGTTCGAACGGACCGAAACATTTATAGATAACAGGCTATATATACATCCGGTACGATTACAGCCTTCCGATACGTACGTACGTggacgggtacagtcagggatgtagcTGACAGCCCCTGTTGGTCTGGCTAGCTAGCACGTTATTGTAGTGTAGTGACATTAATTGTTCAAGGTGTGTTGTCGCTACATCATGTGTAACCTTGTTGTCCGCTTTTAGGATGACGTCCGGAACTCTGTATCCGGTTTCCGGGTTTTACTGTTAGAATAAATTGGTAGTAAGATCACCGCCATTTGCACGAGTTGTATTTTGAATATCGACGGAACCCAAGATATTACAACTGGCGACGAGGCTGATTTTGTCGAATAACCAACTCAGTGTTTATGTAGATAAGCACTATGGAAAAGTAGGACGGATAGGCGAGTTCGTGGAGGGGAAAGAAGATTTCAATTGTTACATCGAACGGCTCGAGCAATTTTTTGCAGCCAATGACATTGCCGATGATAAATGTGTTGCTGTGTTTCTAGCCGTGGTAGGGGCTGACACATACGCGTTATTGAGAAACATTCTGACCCCAGACCTCCCAAGTACGAAGTCCTATGATGAAATAAAGACCGCATTGTCAGGACATTTCGCCCCAAAACCCCTCGTAATAGCTGAACGGTTTAAGTTTCACAGTAGGAAACAGCAAGTGGGGGAATCCGTGTCTGATTATGTTGTGAGTCTTAAGAAATTAGCCAAAGACTGTGACTTTCAAGATTTTCTGAATCAAGCCCTACGTGATAGACTGGTTTGTGGGTTAATGAGTGAGGTAATCCAAAAGAAACTGTTGGCCGAAAAAGATTTGGATCTTGCCAAGGCAACCGAGATAGCGTTAGCTGTAGAGATGGCAACCAAAAACACAGAGGAGATGGGACAGCCTGTATCGGTAACCCAGACGGTCAATTATGTAAACCGTAAGTCTAATCGGAGTCGTATGGGAAAATCTTTGAAACTAGGTCAAAGTTGAGAAGTCTAAAAAGCCGGACAATCTGAAGTCGTGTTTTCGGTGTGGAGGAAAGCATGCACAGTCGGACTGTAAGTTTATCAAAGAGAAGTGCTACTCTTGTCAGCAGATTGGACATATCGGGAAAAAATGTCCAAACAAAAGGTCCAAAGGTCATGTAGGTGCTCAGAATAAGTATGTCGAAGTAGAGGAATGTGACAGGGACAATGACGATGAAGATGGATTCTTATTTGGACTATTCAGTGAATGATTCGGACAATTCAGGATACAAGGTAAATCTAAAGCTGGACGGTAATCCGGTCGAGTTCGAGATCGATACGGGTGCGGCAGTAACCGTGTGCGCGGAGAATGTGTACGACCGGTACTTTTCTCATCTGCCCTTGCAAAAACCGACCGTAAGGCTTAGAGACTATGGTGAAGGACGCGTACCATTACTTGGTGAGATATCGGTTCCAGTGAACTATGTTAGTCAGAATTATGTGTTACCATTACGTGTTGTTTGTGGCGATCGACCGTCATTGCTAGGTAGAAACTGGCTTAAACACGTGAAGTCAGACTGGCCAAGTATTTTTGCCTTGAAGTGTTATCCAAAATCCGATGGTGTGAAATCTGAAGTCGACAAGCTGCTTGCGGAGCATCATAAACTGTTTGAAAAGGGTTTAGGAACCATAACCGAGTTCAAAGcgcaggtcaaggtcaaagatGGTGCGCAGCCGATATTTTGTAAGGCAAGACCGGTGCCTTTCTCATTGAAGGAACGCGTTGAGAAATAACTCGAACGACTACAGAGCGAAGGAGCTTTATCGCGAGTCGAGCGAAGCGATTGGGCGACCCCGATAGTTGTCGTGCCAAAATCGGACAAATCGATACGCCTCTGTGGCGATTTCAAAGTGACTGTGAATAGGTGTCTGGACGAACAGCAATATCCACCACCAAATGTGGAAGAGATGTTTGCTCAACTAGCCGGTGGACAAAAATTCACGAAGTTGGATCTATCGCAGGCATATCAGCAATTGAGCCTGGACGAACAATCAAAGCAATACCTGACAATCAACACACATCTAGGTCTGTTTCGATGTCACAAATTAGCGTTTGGTGTGTCGTCAGCTCCAGCCATCTTCCAGTCAGTCATGGATCAAATTCTACAAGGAATACCGCATGTAATGTGTCGTATAGACGATATCTTGATAACCGCTCCGACCGATCGTGAACACAGAAATCCTGAGCGAGGTATTGAGCCGACTCGACAAGCACCATGTTCGGTTGCGTAAAGACAAATGTCTGTTCATGCAAGATTCTGTGGTTTATATGGGCCATAGGGTTAACAGTGATGGAATTCACCCTACCGAGGCTAAAGTCGAAGCAATTAAGGAAGCACCAAGTCCAACGAATGTAACTGAACTGAAATCGTTTCTCGGGCTTTTGAACTATTATGGTCAGTATCTTCCAAATCTCTCGACTACGCTCCAGCCATTACATGAGCTGTTGAGGCAAGACAAACCATGGAACTGGACATCAGATTGTGAAGAAGCGTTCAAAGCATGTAAGTTTCAGTTGTCCAATGAGCGTGTTCTAGTACATTACGACATCAACAAGCCTTTGAGATTGGCTTGTGACGCGTCTGCCTACGGAGTAGGAGCTGTGATCTTCCATATCAGCGAAACTGGTGAGGAACGACCGATAGCCTATGCATCGAGGACACTTTCGAAGAGTGAAAAGAACTATGCCCAAATCGAGGAAGAGGCACTCGCGTTAGTGTTCGGGGTCAGGAAATTTCACAAGTACCTCTATGGCCGTAGGTTTACGTTAGTGACTGACCACAAACCGTTAACAACGATTCTGGGTCCGAAGAACGGTGTTCCGACGTTACCTGCTGCTCGCATGCAGAGGTGGGCTCTCATCTTATCTGCGTATCAGTACGATATTGTATACCGGAAATCCGAGGATCATGTGAATGCTGATGCATTATCACGCTTGCCACTCAAGTCTGATGAGAAGTCTGAAGAATTGGACATTTACCATTTCACACTACTGGATGACTTGCCGATTATGTCTGATGGTATAGCGACAGAGACACGACGCGACCCTGTACTCTCGAAAGTACTTGACTACACCCTTAGGGGATGGCCGAATTATACATCAGATAGCGATCTACAGCCGTACTTCCAACGCAAAGATGAACTGTCAAGTGAGCAAGGATGTGTGTTGTGGGGTTTGCGTGTTGTTATACCGCCAACTTATCGCGAGAGACTTCTGTCAGATCTTCATGACCAGCATGTTGGAATGAGTCGTATGAAAGCGCTAGGCCTGTGGTGGCCTAATCTGGACAAAAACATTGAGAGCATGGTGAAAGCCCGTAGTGCTTGTCAGGCTACGCGAAACATGTCTCTGGTAGCTCCGCTTCATTCCTGGTCATGGCCTACACGTGTGTGGCAACGTCTACATATAGACTTTGCGGAGAAAGACAAACAAAACTTTTTGGTCGTTATTGATAGTCATTCAAAGTGGATCGAGGTGACTCGCATGACAACGACCACCGCTAGTAGAACGATTGAGGTTCTGCGTTCACTGTTTAGTTCGTATGGTCTACCAGAGGAGATTGTCTCCGACAATGGGCCCCAATTCACATCCAGTGAATCTGAACTGTTCCTTAGCAAAAACGGAGTGAAGCATACGCTCGTGGCACCGTACCATCCCGCTTCCAACGGAGCTGCCGAACGATCGGTACAGATACTTAAGCGTGCGCTCGAGAAGCAGGTTTTTGATGGGAATGGTCAGCTTTCTATTCAGCATAGACTCAGTAATTTCTTGCTGAAGTATCGATCCACACCGCATTCGGTAACTGGAGTATCGCCCGAAGAATTGTTTCTTAAGCGACAAATCCGAACCCAGTTATCAATGCTGAAACCAAATCTAGGAAGGCGTGTGGCAGGTAAGCAAGCCGAACAGAAACGCCAACATGACAAAGGACGCGTCAAAGTTCGAACATTCTCGCCTAAGCAGACTGTACGTGTTAGGAATTTCCGTGGGGGTAATGAGAAATGGATTCCGGGCAAGATTGTGAAGCAATTAGGTCCTCTTACGTACCTCGTGCGCGTCGGACCAAACATTCGTTACGCACATGTCGATCACATCTTAGCATCGGGGGAAGAACTGTTAAATGAGGAAGTGCCTATGACAAAAGACAGTCCATTTGTGTTACCCGAGACAATCGCTAGATCTCCGAAACTAGTCGTTTCTTTACCGCCAGAATCTCTAAATGTAAAGGAACCACCAGCGATGCCCTCTCCGGCAAAAGTAACACATAATGACAGTAGTCCAAAAGGAGTTCTGCCAGCTCCCACCACCAGTCCTATGCCTATTGTAAGCCCGCCAAATCCCAGTCCGATGACTCCTGTACGCCGCAATCCACCAAGGACGCGCCAGGCACCATCAAGACTTGATCTGTGAACTGTTGATTGTGTTAAATAATATCGACTGTGTTTAAAGTGTTTTTCTAAGAGTTTTgataaaaagttaaattttgGAAAAAGATAATGAAGATCAAGTAGGTCTTTTgaggataatttttttattgacaGTGTAAGTTGATTTGTTCAGCAAGTTTGTGAATGACTTTAAAAGAGTTCTGAACGATACACACTGTGCTCTGTGTCAGGAACATTAACGTTAAAAGAGGGAGGAGTGTAGTGTAGTGACATTACTTGTTCAAGGTGTGTTGTCGCTACATCATGTGTAACCTTGTTGTCCGCTTTTAGGATGACGTCCGGAACTCTGTATCCGGTTTCCGGGTTTTACTGTTAGAATAAATTGGTAGTAAGATCACCGCCATTTGCACGAGTTGTGTTTTGAATATCGACGGAACCCAAGATATTACAGTTATAATGTCACGAGCTATAAGACGCTTTACTTACACATGCAACCTCCAACAGCATAAAGCGTTCGATTGAGCGTGACAACCAAAATGCAAGTAGAAAGTTTCTCGTACCGACAAGAACGTACATGTACCTGTTTGGGACGATTAGGCGACTACATTAATTAGCCCCCAATGGCAAAGTCGCCCACATTATGGTTAGGAAGGGAAATAAAGAAATCATATTTGGCAATCCATCAcaaatcatttttgaaaaaaatacatgtacagatctagatgaaaaacaaaataaattgtatCTAACTGGTGCGCAATTTTAAGTCATGCGTCCAGAATTCATAGTATGCCCACAATGTAAGGCTGTGTCTTCACGACTTGTTCCCGGGACTTAACTAAATTAGTAGTctaattatacatgtaggtatatctTTTTTCTGACTTTCTGGTGCTTATAGCTAAAAGGTATAACTTTTTGTGCCCTTTTTAGTGATTTTTTACTAAATAAGTAGACTAGAAATAGACATATCTTTTTGTGCCCTTTTCCAATGATTTTTAACTGAATGTATAACTTTTTGTGACTTTTGGTGGCTACAGCCAGAAAGTTATAACTCTTTGTGCCTTTTCCAATACTTTTTAACTAAATTAGTTGTTTAGTAATACATGTAGGTAAAATTTTTTTTGTGACATTTTGGTGATTTTCAGCTACATGTTACTGAGAAGACTACGTATCTACCATAGACTCCCGTACTCCCGTGCATCCACGTATCATTTACCGCTCATCAGTTCACTGTAGTACTACTGAAGTGTTGCTTGTTGTCTTTAATTagcagtgatataacactataaaagggcaacagttccactatagaaGCACACGGATCTGATCATTAGTTATAGAGCTCACAGACCATTTTAGACGATTTAGGGgtctagaaaaaaaaaaaaaaaaaattcagcaTAGGACAGAAAGCTCCCAGAGACAAAACTTTTACCAAACAAAGTTTTAGcgacaaaaaaaatcacatttctagcatgttttcataaaaacaGTTACTGCCGATGGAAAGATCGATACTTTtgctttcaaaatcatcctacacatctgTACAAAGTGCAGTCACTAAGACTAATACTAatactttacatgtatacatacaggGACTTGGTATAAGTTTAACtttaatacatataatttaataaagacctattctaaaaacaaaataaaatagataaaaatgaaaacaagatACAAAACAATTTGTATACATTATCTTTATTAGGAGAAAAGACAATATCATATTATAACAATCattttcaattgaaaaaaaatataagtgcattttgatattgttattgAATTCATTTCGAACCCTTTAGGATCTCCCTCATCAGTTGTAACATATCTGTTATAAACTTTGGAATATCAGATCGATCTACACATGTAAATAGTTTCATTATTCAATCACTCATGCACATAAATTGTTGTATTTCCGAACTCATTGATATTGCATTACTTTCCTTGGTTACTTTTTATCTATCGAATTCCACTGACAGCCTCTATGTCCATATCACAagacatattatataaattatatgttgTAAATGGTTAAGTACATTTGAGGTCAAAAAAGTATCAGTAATTACTATACATGGTGTCTTTTATATGGTATTCCAGTAGGATGTCAAAGTCTTTCGGTGTTTTTGGGTTCACGACCGATTCTGGCCAACCGTTCCAGACATTACCAACCACATTCATCATCACTGTTGTTGGTGGATATTGGTATCTTTGGTGcatgatttaattgttttatcatcTTTAGTATATTACTATCACGGATTCATATTTTACTAAATTTAGATTTCTGTGTGGTGCTATGCTTTTTGGTGTGTTATACACGACGTGTAATGATTCGTACATGCATCTCGTCGATACGTTTCCCCCCTTAAAACAGTTTACGATACATGAAAATCAGGGGTTTGGTAAACTCTCCATACATCATTTATAAGTATTTAATGAAGAGACGTAAGGTACAATAActagagttatcgttccttcggaaCGAAATGTAAACACGACAACTTTTAGCTATCAACCTGCTTATAACCGcgatttgagtaataaggaaactgACGCATCGAATGTGATGACATTTTGGACTTAAGCAAATCCAGGCGTGATCTATCAACTGAGATAGTTGTTGACTGTGCTAAAATTCATTTGAATGAGAAATTTTGGATTAAACTggccaaaacaacattttcatcGATAGTTTCCGTTAATTTCGCAATGTTGATTTTACTGATACAGTATATGAACAGAAATTATCAGTAGTGAAAAGGTGATGTTTTTCTGAATAAAATGGTTCCTTTAAGTCTTTAATAGGTGCCACAAAACCCCAAGACGGTGGTCTCGAAATCAGGTATGTTTTTGACGTTGATCAGGAATTTCCCCATGGAATGTTCTAGAAGGTTCTAGAAGGTTCTCGAAGCgtctatatatgacgtcatttccggaAATCCCAATATTGTGTATTGGGCCGGTTCGTGAATGTTGAAGCCGCCTTCGCTGTTCAAGTTAAGTATCCAATATAAGGTAAGTAgttatgcattttatgttttgtagacACTGGCATCACTATCGTTGGATATAAGTAttatttcatgtgtaatatttgatgataagagtttgttgttgtgtgatttGATTGTTTTGTAAGCCTACAGTGCAGAGTGTGTCTGTTTAACACGCGACTGACTGACAACAGAATCAAAGCGTTTCAAATCAGTTTGAAAACTGTCAGTCGTACTGGCTCTAAGTCAGATGCTGTTTGAATATACCTTACTGCTAATATATTGCTTGATTGTGTAATTAAATTGCTACATATAAAACCATACATGTAGTTGTCGCTTGTTAGATTGTTTTTTATAACTGTTTACAACTGCAGccagtctaaaaatagcaccGCGCTTCACCTGTGTGTAGTCCGCGATCCTTTCTAGCACTAGGCCTAGGCCTAATTACATTAGTGCTGTAGTTAACAATTTGAAGACTTTGAATGAATTTCACTGACAGTGTGTCAGGACATTTCGATTTCCTGACCATGTCTTGATGACATGGTTTTAGTTGGGTCctaaatattcatattaaacAATTAGTTTGGGTAAATGGGTGAAACAGAACAGACATggtttccagaattttaaatacAGGGgtgtaggaagcggggggggggggggggggggggggggggggcatacactgcccccccgttccccagtttctaaaaaatgcttatttgaaagaaaaaagggtcctcctgcacatttttcgtacttcattccaGAAAATTTTctgctgcgcggcgcatttcctaaaacgttcaagcacatgaTGCCAaaccaccgccgacagagtataaatgatattcatcatttgaataataattggtgtttaatcgtgtatatatatgcctaattaacacacacaaaaaataaaatgatttgtttcgccattgatgcatgcgcaatcagtacttcatttcatatagaatatagtgacatggaattttttcgggatgcaattaattgtttttcatatttttaacttgaagtaaaataagaagctcaaacttttcaatggtgataaatgtgtaaagtaagtaactttttttaCTGACGAAAAATACGTCAaaaatcgtctactcctgtttttgataatgaaaaaataccatttgtcagcggtggggcatctttaaatagtaaaaattcaatgcACATTGGTGCAGAGatttaataaataacaaaacttgTAGCCGTCACTACGTGTATGAAACtacatgtttttttcaaatataagtTGAATATTGCATGCATAAATTTAgttaatgaataataaaaaaaaagattaatacTATTATTGCATCAAAACGATCCgatgtgtaaatgtaaccagTCCAATGTAAGAATTATCAGAACATTATTACATTTATGCATATACATAAGCTTAGAATGGTCATTAATCTATAATATCGAATCGAgttaattgtattttatgtgATGAAACAATTTGCTATGAAAATGATAGAACACGATTATTTTTATATGGCGgtacaatagcattctgtactctgtttttatcattattattaatgGCCGGATATTGATACCGAAGTCTTTTCGTTTTTTAGTATAACGTCTGTATCATATAGAAGCTTTATGTGAATCCGTTTATATGTCAGCTAGTTCAAGCGTCTGATTGATAGTGTTGTGGTGTTTTCCATTTTCGTTTTGGAGATTTTGCAAGCGGTGATGACTTGCCTGGTAGGCAATGGTCTCTACTGACCATTCATTATGATTTTACTCCTTCTTTCCTATTCTTTTGATAGTGTGTACTATTACGATCGACCATACGTTATGGGAAGCATTTCAAAAAGTTTACgaatatgttgttttattagAATACTGCGTGGTATCTTAGAACAAAAAGGTAATGGAAGGTATTAGCATATTAACGTGTAACTGTCATAGTTTATCTGATAAATTTAAGCGCA
It encodes:
- the LOC138307155 gene encoding uncharacterized protein, with the translated sequence MTSGTLYPVSGFYSVVGADTYALLRNILTPDLPSTKSYDEIKTALSGHFAPKPLVIAERFKFHSRKQQVGESVSDYVVSLKKLAKDCDFQDFLNQALRDRLVCGLMSEVIQKKLLAEKDLDLAKATEIALAVEMATKNTEEMGQPVSVTQTVNYVNRKSNRSRMGKSLKLGQS